One region of Hymenobacter sediminicola genomic DNA includes:
- a CDS encoding DUF420 domain-containing protein: MNTNSPASIPGSTKYKVLAAVLGAVIPIAVAVLYYFPNVFRIEGAQVKALPAVNAVLNSLTAVLLMAGYYFIRRKDVAKHRAMMGSAFLMGSLFLVSYVAYHSQVPSTKFGGEGLIKTIYYFILITHILLAAVTVALVLFTLYFALTEQFQKHRRIARWTYPIWLYVSVTGVIVYFMISPYYT; the protein is encoded by the coding sequence ATGAACACGAATAGTCCTGCCTCTATCCCTGGTAGCACCAAATACAAAGTACTGGCGGCTGTGCTGGGCGCAGTTATTCCCATTGCGGTAGCTGTTCTGTACTATTTCCCCAATGTGTTCCGGATTGAAGGAGCACAGGTGAAGGCTTTGCCGGCCGTAAATGCCGTGCTCAACTCGCTGACAGCTGTATTGCTGATGGCTGGCTACTACTTCATCCGGCGCAAAGATGTGGCCAAGCACCGCGCCATGATGGGCTCTGCTTTCCTGATGGGGTCTCTGTTTTTGGTATCCTATGTGGCCTACCACTCACAGGTTCCCAGTACGAAGTTTGGTGGCGAAGGTCTAATCAAGACGATTTACTACTTCATCCTGATTACGCACATTCTGCTGGCTGCCGTAACGGTGGCATTGGTGCTGTTTACGCTTTACTTCGCACTTACTGAGCAGTTTCAGAAGCACCGCCGTATTGCTCGCTGGACGTATCCTATCTGGCTTTACGTGTCAGTTACGGGCGTTATCGTGTATTTCATGATTTCACCCTACTACACCTAA
- a CDS encoding DUF983 domain-containing protein, with product MAASRSVLAMLAQKCPRCHRGPLFRYSALHLTKFDAMYESCPVCGQHYEPEVGFYWGAMYISYGFSTAIVFLTGILLFYLAHDPPVWVYITSVAAVVVALTPLLFRYARVVMLYLFGGITYDPHLAATLPHHSIEKFDN from the coding sequence ATGGCCGCCTCCCGGTCGGTGCTGGCTATGCTGGCTCAGAAGTGTCCCCGTTGCCATCGGGGCCCGCTGTTTCGGTATTCTGCCCTGCACCTCACCAAGTTCGATGCTATGTATGAAAGCTGTCCGGTGTGCGGGCAGCATTACGAGCCGGAAGTGGGTTTCTACTGGGGCGCCATGTACATCAGCTACGGCTTTTCCACGGCTATAGTCTTCCTGACAGGAATTCTGCTGTTCTACTTGGCCCACGATCCACCGGTCTGGGTGTATATCACGAGTGTGGCGGCTGTGGTAGTGGCTCTCACACCATTGTTATTCCGTTACGCGCGGGTTGTGATGCTGTATTTATTCGGCGGAATCACCTACGACCCGCACTTGGCCGCTACGCTTCCTCACCACAGCATAGAGAAGTTCGATAACTAG